The genomic segment CATCGCCCGCCTGGAGGAACTGCTCGACGACATGGGCCGCCAGGCCGCCGCCGGCGACCTGGCCGCGGTCTCCGTCAGCGACCGCGCCTTCCACGCCGAGATCGTGCGCAGCGCCGGCAACCAGATCCTCTCCCGGCTCTACGACCAGCTGCGCGACCGGCAACTGCGGATGGGCGTGGCCGTGATGCACGCCCACCCCGACCGCATCGCCAAGAACCACAGCGAGCACACCGAGATCCTCGAAGCACTGCGCGCCGGTGACGCCGAGGGCGCCGTCGCCGTCATCGACCAGCACGTCAGCTGGGTGCGCAACCTGGCCCAGGGCGAGATCCGATGACCGAGCGGGGGGAACACCGATGAGTCAGGGGGCCGCAGCGCTGCCCGGCGACCCACCCGGCGGACGGCGCGCGGTCGCCGTCTGGGGGATCGGCGTCGGGGTGTACTTCGTCGCGATCATCTTCCGCACCAGCCTCGGCGTGGCCGGGATCGACGCCTCCGAGCGCTTCCACATCAACGCCTCCGCGCTGTCCACCTTCTCCATCCTCCAGCTGCTCGTGTACGCGGGCATGCAGATACCCGTCGGCCTGATGGTCGACCGGCTGGGCACCAAGAAGGTGCTGGCCCTCGGCGCCGTGCTGTTCACCGCCGGGCAGTTCGCCTTCGCGCTCTCCCACTCCTACGGGACGGCCCTGGCCAGCCGCGCCCTGCTCGGCTGCGGCGACGCGATGACGTTCATCAGCGTGCTGCGCCTGGGCGCCCGCTGGTTCCCCGCCCGCCGCGGCCCGATGATCGCGCAGGTCGCGGCGCTCTTCGGCATGGCGGGCAACCTCGTCTCCACGATGCTCCTGGCCCGGCTGCTGCACTCGGCCGGCTGGACCGCCACCTTCGGCGGCAGCGCGGCCGCGGGCGTCCTCGCCCTCGTCCTGATGCTGCTGTTCCTGAAGGACCACCCGGAAGGCCACGAGCCGCCGGCGGCCGCGCCCGCCGGGGGCAAGGGCTTCGTCCGCCGGCAGATCGTCCGGGCGTGGCGCGAGCCCGGCACCCGGCTCGGCATGTGGGTGCACTTCACGACGCAGTTCCCGGCGATGGTCTTCCTGCTGCTGTGGGGCATGCCCTTCCTCGTCGAGGCGGAGGGCCTGTCCCGGGAGACCGCGGGGCTGCTGCTGACCCTGGTCGTGCTCTCCAGCATGGCCGTGGGCCTGGTCTACGGGCAGATCATCGCCCGCCACCACGCGGCCCGGCTGCCGCTCGCGCTCGGCACGGTCGCCGCGACCGCGCTGGTGTGGGCGGCGGTGGCCGGCTGGCCCGGCGCGCACGCGCCCATGTGGCTGCTGGTGACCGAGTGCCTCGTGCTCGGCGCGTGCGGCCCCGCCTCGATGATCGGCTTCGACTTCGCCCGCCCCGCGAACCCGCCCGAGCGCCAGGGCACCGCCTCCGGCATCGTCAACATGGGCGGCTTCATCGCCTCGATGACGACGCTCCTGGCCGTGGGCGTGCTGCTCGACGCGACCGGGGACGACTACCGGGTCGCGTTCGCCTCCGTCTTCGTCCTGGAGGCGCTGGGGCTGTCGCAGATCCTGCGGCTGCGGACGCGGGCGCAGCAGCGCGAGCGCGAGCGGATCGTGGCGTCGAGGGTGGAGACGGTGCACGTACCGGCGTGAGCGGGCAGCCGCCCCGCCTAGGGAGTGATCGCGAACTCGCGGAGGACCGCCTCCGCGAGCTCCGTGTCCCCCTCCACCTTGATCCGCCCCGCCGCCGCCTCCGGATGCACCCGGCCGCACGCCAGCCGGGCGTACGTCTCCCAGTCCATCCCGAACGTGACCGTCGGGCCCAGCGACACACTGCTGTCGATCTTCCCCCGGCCCTGTGCGTCGATGCGCACGGTCCGCAGGAACTCCAGCGGGCCGTGCACGTCGAAGACGACCGCGGATCCCGGCGGCGCGCCCGCATCCTTGGCCACGACCTTCGGCAGGGCGCCCAGCAGGAAGTCACGGCAGATGACGGCCGCGGGCGAGTCGAGGTTGCCGGGCATGCCCAGGGCGCGCCGCAGGTCCTGCTCGTGCGTCCATACATCGAAGGCCCGTACCACCAGGGCCCGTTCGAGGGGCTGCTCGTTGCCGGAGCCGAGCGGCCAGCGGATCGCCGTCTGCGGCCCGCGCGATTCGTTGCGCAGCTGCCGGGAGCGGCGGATGACGACGAGCTCCAGCTCGGAGGTCATCTCCAGGGCCGTGTGGCAGCGCCGCACGTCGACCTGCACCTCGTTGTAGCGGGAGAACTCGTCGGTGACGTGGAAGAGGTCGCGCGGCAGCGTGTGCATCGGCCGCGGCTCGCCCAGCATCTCGGTCTCCACGCCGATGACGTGCGAGACGACGTCGCGCACCGACCAGCCCGGGCACTCGGTGGCCCGGTTCCAGTCGCTCTCGGCCAGCGGTGTGACCAGGTCGTTGATGGCTTCGATGGAGTGGGTCCAGGCGTCGATGGCCGGCTGAAGATTCGGGTGGACGGTCACGTGTTCCCTCGGGCGTGCTGGGCAGCGGGTGCGGGGCAAGTGCTGTCTGGGTGCTCTGCAGTTAAGTTACGCTGCGCACGGGCGACCCGGCAGAGGTTTCGTGTGCTGAGAGTGGTGGGTACCGTGCGCGCTTCCCTGATTCAGATAAACGTCGATCCGCAGGAGCCGGCCGCCGAGCGGCGCGCCCGCGCCGCCGCGCTCGTGCACGAGCAGGCCGGCAGCGATCTGGTCGTCCTGCCGGAGCTGTGGCACGTGGGGGCGTTCGCCTTCGAGTCGTTCGCGGACGCGGCGGAACCGTTGGACGGCCCCACGGCCCGCGCGATGTCCGCCGCGGCGCGCGACGCGGGGGTCTGGCTGCACGCCGGCTCCATCGTCGAGAAGGCCCCCGGCGGGGCGCTGTGCAACACCTCCCTGGTCTTCTCGCCCTCCGGCGAACTCGTCCGCACGTACCGGAAGATCCACCGCTTCGGCTTCGACAAGGGCGAGGCCGTCCTGATGACCGCCGGCACGGAGCCCGTCACCCTCCCCCTCCCGGACACCACGCTCGGCCTGGCCACCTGCTACGACCTGCGCTTCCCCGAACTGTTCCGGGCCCTGGTCGACGCCGGGGCGCAGACCTTCGTCGTCCCGGCCGGCTGGCCCGCGAAGCGGCGCGGCCACTGGACGCTGCTGGCCCGCGCACGGGCCGTCGAGAACCTGTCCTACGTGCTCGCCTGCGGCACGGCGGGCACCCACGCGGGCGTCGAGCAGGCCGGCCACAGCGTCGTCTTCGACCCCTGGGGCGAGACCGTCGCGGAGGCGGGCCCGGGGGAGGAGGTCCTCACCGTGGACCTCGACCCGGCGAGGGTCACGAAGGTCCGCGAGGAGTTCCCGGCGCTGAAGGACCGGGTGCTCGGGCGTTAACGGGCGGCGACCTCCCTGTTGTGCTTGTCCACCCATTCCCAGGTTGGGCTGAGCAGGCCGTCCCGGGTGTACTGCACACCCCTTTGCCGCCGAAGGAATGCCCGGTACTCCTTGCTGTGTGCATGCATGGTGCGCTCCAGTTCGTCGTCTCCTGCTGTTCCGACGAGATGAGCGGCATCGGTGCCCTGGAGTCGGCGCGTGCAGCGGATGAGCGCCCGCCGAGGCGCGGACGTTTCACCGATCCGCTCGGCCCGGACGGCCATAGCCTCCTCCAATGCGGCGAGCACGAAACCAGGCTGGACGTCCTTGGTGACACGCCAGGCGAGCACGGCGCAGGAGGGCAGGTCGACGACGAAGATCGTGTAGATCGCTTCGGATGACGTCCCGCCCCGGCGTGCGTCGATGAGCGTGTAATCGATGGCCAGCGTCCCGGCCGCGCCGGTACGGTGAGGGCCCGCCGCTGCTGCTCCGTGTCCACGAGGTGAGACTCCCGCAGCCTTGACGGCGTAGTAGGTGGACGGGGCGATCTCCAGCGTTCTGCAGATCGGCTCGACCCCGAACTCCTGTCGGTGGATGTCGATGAACTCGATCAGCGGACGGATCGCGGGTCGGGCTCCCGCATGAAGAAACCTGCTGCCTCCTTGAGGATCCTGTTGGCCCGCATCAGTTCGTTGATGCCCTTCTCCAACTCGGCGATGCGCCTGGCATCATCGGTCGACCTGCCCGGGCGGATCCTCGCGTCGATCTCGGCCTGACGGACCCACG from the Streptomyces roseifaciens genome contains:
- a CDS encoding GntR family transcriptional regulator; this encodes MPTAPPVPLQRTKQPPAAERVYAHVKEAVLHRRYEGGTLLTEGDLAEATGVSRTPVREALLRLEAEGLIKLYPKKGALVLPVSAQEIADVVETRLLVEKYAAAKAVPASPLLIARLEELLDDMGRQAAAGDLAAVSVSDRAFHAEIVRSAGNQILSRLYDQLRDRQLRMGVAVMHAHPDRIAKNHSEHTEILEALRAGDAEGAVAVIDQHVSWVRNLAQGEIR
- a CDS encoding MFS transporter, with the translated sequence MSQGAAALPGDPPGGRRAVAVWGIGVGVYFVAIIFRTSLGVAGIDASERFHINASALSTFSILQLLVYAGMQIPVGLMVDRLGTKKVLALGAVLFTAGQFAFALSHSYGTALASRALLGCGDAMTFISVLRLGARWFPARRGPMIAQVAALFGMAGNLVSTMLLARLLHSAGWTATFGGSAAAGVLALVLMLLFLKDHPEGHEPPAAAPAGGKGFVRRQIVRAWREPGTRLGMWVHFTTQFPAMVFLLLWGMPFLVEAEGLSRETAGLLLTLVVLSSMAVGLVYGQIIARHHAARLPLALGTVAATALVWAAVAGWPGAHAPMWLLVTECLVLGACGPASMIGFDFARPANPPERQGTASGIVNMGGFIASMTTLLAVGVLLDATGDDYRVAFASVFVLEALGLSQILRLRTRAQQRERERIVASRVETVHVPA
- a CDS encoding transposase yields the protein MELGLPMPAQRKYRDDLRQLAVHMVMTTRERNRTSYGSVSQVAQELGIGRETLRAWVRQAEIDARIRPGRSTDDARRIAELEKGINELMRANRILKEAAGFFMREPDPRSVR
- a CDS encoding maleylpyruvate isomerase family mycothiol-dependent enzyme, producing MTVHPNLQPAIDAWTHSIEAINDLVTPLAESDWNRATECPGWSVRDVVSHVIGVETEMLGEPRPMHTLPRDLFHVTDEFSRYNEVQVDVRRCHTALEMTSELELVVIRRSRQLRNESRGPQTAIRWPLGSGNEQPLERALVVRAFDVWTHEQDLRRALGMPGNLDSPAAVICRDFLLGALPKVVAKDAGAPPGSAVVFDVHGPLEFLRTVRIDAQGRGKIDSSVSLGPTVTFGMDWETYARLACGRVHPEAAAGRIKVEGDTELAEAVLREFAITP
- a CDS encoding carbon-nitrogen family hydrolase; amino-acid sequence: MRASLIQINVDPQEPAAERRARAAALVHEQAGSDLVVLPELWHVGAFAFESFADAAEPLDGPTARAMSAAARDAGVWLHAGSIVEKAPGGALCNTSLVFSPSGELVRTYRKIHRFGFDKGEAVLMTAGTEPVTLPLPDTTLGLATCYDLRFPELFRALVDAGAQTFVVPAGWPAKRRGHWTLLARARAVENLSYVLACGTAGTHAGVEQAGHSVVFDPWGETVAEAGPGEEVLTVDLDPARVTKVREEFPALKDRVLGR